The Pseudanabaena sp. PCC 6802 genomic interval CAGCTTTTCCCCAGCCTGCGTTTAATTCGCTTTGATAGCGATACCACTCGAAATAAGGATGGACATCGATCGCTATTGTCACAGTTCCAAGCAGGCGAAGCAGATCTGCTGATCGGCACCCAAATGATTGCGAAAGGAATCGATATCCCTCAAGTAACTTTGGTGGGTGTAATCTCTGCCGATGGTTTGCTGAATTTCTCTGACTACCGTGCTGGCGAACGGGCATTCCAAACTCTGACTCAGGTAGCAGGTAGAGCGGGGCGCGGTGACGATCCTGGTGAGGTAATAATCCAGACGTACACGCCCGAGCATCCTGTAATTCAAGCCGTACAAACCTACGACTTTAATAATTTTATGCAGAGCGAGCTAGGACATCGAGCGGCGCTTAGCTATCCCCCCATCGGGCAAATGGCGTTGATTCATCTCAGCAGTGCCGACGCGATCGCAGTGGAAACGGCAAGCGATCGTCTGGCAGAATATCTGCAAGCCCAAAGCAATGATTGGGAAGTACTGGGGCCGGCTCCAGCGGCGGTGACCAGGGTAAAAAATCGCTATCGCTGGCAGATTCTGCTTAAATTCAATTCTTCGGCTTTACCGCACCTACCAAATCTAGAAACCCTACGTTCCGCTCTTGGCTCCAGATCGGTACGACTCGCAATTGACATCGATCCTCTAACTATTCTTTAGTGGAATTAGGGATTGAGAGTTTGAAAAAGCTCTGCGATAGATTTCATGGGGAGATAAAGTTTCATGGGATTTTGTTGAAATTGCTGGAAGCCATACTTGATGTAAAAACTTACTGCATCCTCGTCGATTGCTTCGGCGATCGCTGCTAGAGATGCCACCTGAGTCGATGCATGTAATGCTTTTCTTAGTGCATCCACTAACATCAATTCGCCAAATCTCTTGCCTTTTTGCTTGCGATCTACGGCAAGACGACCTAGCAATGTTGCTGGCAATTGAGGATAACGAGGTAAGTGCTTGGCAAAAGCTTCATCTAAGACTGTAATGTTAATCGTATAGGCAGAAAGCGTGTAGTATGCCAAAACATCAGGATCGGGATCGTCAATCAAGACAAATACTGTCGCCGAACGTCTTTTGAGATCCTGAGACGCTTGTTTGCGGATGTAATTGTCTAGACTACCCTTGCCGCAGGAAAAGTCGGAACGGTTATGCCTGCGACTATCGAGTGGTTCAATCTTGAGAACCATTATTCCGCGTTCATTACTTGCTTGTGCCGTAAGGCTGCTGCTTTCAGCGCATCATTAGGCTCAGGAGGGTTAAGGAGAGCATCAACAAAAATTGCGCTATCCTCAATACTAAGTTTTAGCGATTGGTGCTGCTGAATAACTCGGATTGCTTCTGTTTGTACGCTTGCAACCACAAAATCTGTGAGCGTACGTCCTTCTAAATCAGCTGCTTGCTGCCAAAGCGCCTTAATCTCAGGGCTAATCCGAGCTTCTAGTCTCGCCATCGATTGGGAATTAGTTGCAGTTGCCATATCGATAAAAGCAAAATTGCATTATTAGCTATATTATACGGCTATTTGCCGCATGTCAATATTTCCAATTACCCACCTTTTATAGCGATCGTAAATGATTTATAGCTATAGCCAATAGGCTTAGGACGGGGTGCAGGAGTGGAACCCCTGCGTGGAGGCGTGGGGGCTGCGCCCCCTGTCCTAACAGATCTGTCTACGGCTATACGATCGCTATAGTTATTTTTGTGGCAAATTTACTCCACGATACAATTCTTCGATCGCTACCTCAATCTCCATACTCTTCAAAACAACTCGATCGCCAGCATGATAAATCTCTATTTCCCATTGCTCTCCATCGCCCACGCGACGGCGGCATTCTATTTTCATCTCATCCTGCGAGATTAGAACGTACTCTTCTAAAGATTCGATCTGTTGATAATCGTTAAACTTATCACCGCGATCGAAATTTTCCGTTGATGGTGAAAGTACTTCAGCGATTAACTTGGGGTAGCGTTTGATGTAGCGATCGTCGCGATCGCGACGATCGCAGGTGACAAAGGCATCGGGGTAGTAGAACAATGCATCTTTGTAATTGACTTTGACATTTCCAGATCGCACTGCGCAATCTTGCGATCGCGCTTTCTGACGCAGAAGTTCGATTAGATTTAGGCACAGTTCATCATGGTCGTCACTTCCCCCTGCCATAGCATAGACTAAACCATAGCGATATTCGTGTCGAAACATGCTGTCGCGTTCGATCGCAAGGTATTCTTGGGGACTAAATCCAGATGGAATGGCGATCATATTAGCTTACTGTCTCTCGTAAAGATTGACTCGTAATAGTCAGAGAGGTTAGGGCAGGCACGGGGCACTGCTCCTACGTCTCTATAATTATCGGTGTTTCTTTGTGGGAATCGTTTTTAATCTACTCCTTCGATGCGGTCTTCTAGTTCCTGGTAGAGATCGCGCAGCATTTGCAGGTTCTGGTCGCTGGTTTCCCAGTACCCCCTGCCATTTACCTCCAGTAACGTGCCGACGATCTTGCGGAAAGAGTGAGGGTTGAGATTCTTGAGGCGATCGCGCATCTCTGCATCCTGGACGTAGACATCATTGACATCCTCATAGACCCAATTGTCCACCGCGCCAGCGGTTGCCGACCATCCCATCGTATTCACCAGGCGCTTGGAGATCTCGCGCACGCCTTCATAGCCGTGGTTGAGCATGCCTTCGTACCATTTGGGATTCAACAATTTGGTGCGAGAGTCGAGGCGCACGGTTTCGCTGAGGGTGCGTACCTGGGCGTTAGCTGTAGTGGTATCGGCCATGTAGGCACTGGGCTGCTTGCCGTCGCTTCTAAGACTCGCTACCACTTTAGTCGGGTCGGAGTCGAAGTAGTGACTGACATCGGTGAGGCTGATTTCCGAGGAATCGAGGTTTTGGAACGTGACATCGACGGATTTGAGCGATGATTCGTACAACTGGCGTTGCTGCACGTTATTCACCTCAGAGCCAAACGCAAAGGATTTGCGCGACAAATACATCTGTTGCAGATCCGACTCGCTTTCCCAGGTGCTATTCTCCACCGCCAGGTTAACATTAGAGGAATAGGAACCAGCCGCGTTACTAAACACCCGCGTCGCTGCTTGGCGAAGCGTGACACCAAATTCCTCTGCCTGAGCGATCGCGTGCTTGCGCACGAAGTTCATCTCTAGCGGCTCGTCGGCCTCGGCAGCCATGCGAATGGCGCGATCTAGCAAATCCATTTGATTTACAAATAGATCCCGGAACACACCGGAACAGTTCACCACGACATCAATGCGAGGGCGACCTAACTCTTCTAATGGGATTAACTCCAGGCGGTTCACTCTACCCAAAGCATCAGGTAACGGTTTAACTCCCACCATGCAAAGCACCTGTGCTAGCGATTCGCCGTAGGTTTTGATGTTATCCGTACCCCAGAGCACGCAAGCTATGGTTTCGGGGTAATTGCCGTTATTTTCAGATTTCTGGCGATCTAGCAACCGTTCCACTACGACCTGGGCTGCCTGTACGGCGGCGCTGGTGGGAATCGACTGCGGATCGAGGGCGTGCATGTTTTTGCCCGTGGGCAATACGCCCGGATTGCGGATGGGGTCGCCACCAGGGCTAGGGGTAATGTATTCCCCTTCCAAAGCTCGAATGAGACCGCCTAGCTCGTTATCCGCCACAATTTGTTTGAGACAGAATTCCAAAAATTCAAATAGGGGATCGATCGCTTCCGAATCGATCGCCTTATAGCCTGATTCGTGCAGAGAGGTAATCCAGGGTTCGGTTTTACCCATGCTGAGGAAGTTGAGCACGGATAGTTTGGAAATTCGCCCATCGGCATCGGCTTTGGCTTTGACCAACGCCCCTACAGCTTTATTAGTCGTAGCGCGAATCTGTGCCAGTAACTCAACATCCTCTAAGATGCCCTTATCGCTAGATTTAAATAGCTGTTCGATATCCCTCCCAATGCTTTCACAGATAATTCTCGGTAAAGATTTGATATTGTCTTCAGGGCGATCGAAGCTGGCGATGCTGGCTAAGACATCAGTGACATCTTCGATTTTGGGTGCTTCGCCGACTACGTGAAGACCGCAGGGCAGAACGCGAGACTCAATTTCCATGAGCTTGTTGTACACTTTCCCAACAATATTGTCGCGTTCTTCCAAACTCATGTCCTTAGCGTCGCGATCGCCGAGATCGACATCTTTATCCAGATTAACCAACCGGACCTTATCCATAATCGTGTTGGTAATCGAGACACCGCGATTGCCCAGGCGCAGTTCTTTATAAGAACCGATCAGTTCGTTAAGTTCGTTTAAGCCACGGTTAAGTCCGGCAGTTTCGGGGGCGGGGGTGATGTAGCTAATCGTGGTGGCATAGCCGCGTCGCTTGGCGATCGTGCATTCCGAAGGGTTATTGACGGCGTAGTAGTAGATATTTGGCAAAGCGCCGATCAAGTTATCGGGATAGCATTCGCCCGACAGACCGATCTGCTTGCCTGGCATGAACTCCAGGGAGCCGTGGGTGCCGAAGTGCAGTACGGCATCGGCTTGCCAGATTTTGTTGAGGTAAGTGTAGTAGGCGGCAAACCCGTGGTGGGGCGAGGCGGACTTGCTGAATAGCAGGCGCATGGGGTCGCCTTCGTAGCCAAACGTTGGTTGTACGCCCACAAACACGTTGCCGTAGTGCTTGCCGTAGACCAGCAAGTTCTGTCCGTCGGAGTTGAGATGTCCGGGTGCGGGACCCCATTGCGCGGCGATGCTTTCGTAGTAAGGTGTACTGGCCTCGTACTCCGGCACGGAGAGCCTGGCGGCGATGTTTAGCTCCGGACTACCGGCAATCGCGTTAGGATTGTGCAAAATTTCCTGCATCAGGGCTTCGCCGTTGGCGGGCAGGTCGTGCACGTCATAGCCATTATTTGCTAGCGACTGCACCACCTTATGCACGGAGGCAAATACATCCAGATACGCCGCCGTACCGATATTGCCCTTATCCGGCGGGAAGCTAAAGATGGTAATCGCAATTTTCTTTTGGCAGCGGGGCTTGCGGCGCAGGTTTGCCCACTTCATGGCACGACTGGCAATCATCTCAACGCGATCGCTGAGCGTGATCGCCCGCCCTGTCAACTCATCGCGCCCGGACATCACGATCGGATCGACGGCACCATCCAGTTCGGGCAAAGCTACCTGTAAAGCCACCTGCACGGGATGCAGTCCCAGATCGCTATTCTGCCACTCCTCTGTGGTCTGGAACACGAGGGGCAACACCACCATGTAGGGGCAGTTGAGTTTTTCCAGTGCCGCTACGGCTTTGGGGTGATCTTGACGAGCGGGGCCGCCAACCAGGGCAAATCCGGTGAGGGATACTACTGTATCTACTAAGACTGTTTCTCTAGCTTTATCTTTGCTGAACGACCAATTGCCTCTAGGCGCGGAACTGTAAAAATATTCCTCGACTGGCTTGGAGAAATCTAAGCCACCTGCGAATACTGGCATCACCCTTGCACCTTGCGATTCCATTTCTTGCACGACAGCAACATAATGGGCATCATCCCCGGTTACTAAGTGCGTGCGTGCCAGTACTAAACCAATACAGGGTGCCAATGGGTCTTTAAGATCGTCGGAAATGTCGGTGCGGGAATTGTACCAGGCAAAATATTCCTGTACGTCCTCAAACATTTTGGGGGCGATCGGATGCCAAATACCCATGTCTGGATAGGAGATCGGCTCGCGAAACGCGATCGCATTCTTGCGATCCTTCACCTGCGGCATGTAGTTTTGCGCGATCATCAACAGGAAGTTCTCCAGGTTTTCCTGGGAACCGCCCAGCCAGTATTGGAAGCTGAGCATGAAATTACGTGCATCCTGTGCCTTATCGAGGGGCATGTATTTGAGGATTTTGGGCAGGGTTTGCACGACCTTGAGCATGCTGTCTTGAAAAGAACTACCCGCCTTTTCCTTGCGTTTTTTCATGAACTGAGCGATCGCGCTCTTGGACTGACCGAGATTTTCCATGCTAAAACTGCCCATTTTATTCAGGCGCATGACTTGAGGCATGGAAGGAAAGACCACACAAGCATCAAGGCGATCGCGATGTGGCTGCACGGCATCGACAATTTTATTGGCCAGATCTTCAATGAAGATTAGTGAAGCCAGAAATACGTTGGCATCGGCAACATCCCGTTGAAATGACTCATAATTTGCTGGATCGCGCAATTCCTCGATTAAGTAACCGCTCACCTCTACGGCTAAATTGGGGTTACGGCTATTAATGGCGGCGATCGCCGCTGATAAAGCACTCTGATACTGTGGTTCTAAGACGACGTAAACCACTTTCATCAACACACGACCGTTAATATTTTCCGGGGCAATATGTCTAATTGTTGTGCTGGTCGGTTTAACGGTTGCGAACATGCGGTCTCCTTAAGTTTTCGGATCTCTATAAGTAGCTTGTATATCAACGACAATGAGGGACTTCGAGGAATTGCTTATCCTCAAGCACTATTTAGCCAGGACTAGTTACGAACTAATTAGCTATCAACTTTAGTTTTAGCAAAGAATCCTTACAATAGTTCACCTACAGACCGATCTGCAACATTTTGCAATCAAATTATTTAAATTTCGTAACAAAACCTTAGTGCATTCAATCAAAAAATGTTTACATTAATTAACATGATTCGAGCGGTCTTAAATCTTAGATCCTTTAGTCCTTCACGGAGGATAATGAATGCCAGCAGCAGATATAATTAGATAAAATTTAAGGATATTTGACAATAACCCCCTGTTGTTAATCCTTATTAATGGTTAATGGTATTCAGGCGGCTTTAAACTTATGATCCCTGAGATTGAATTTAGGTCTGAAGAAGATCTGGGTATTATTGACAGCTTGCAAAACAAGTTAGAAGAAGCAATATTTCATCAGCACGAAGGTTTTTTTAGACAGGCGAAGCGTCTTTACAAGGAGGTTCTAGCCCAAGATCCCAAACATGCTGAGGCTTTACACAGGTTAGGTTCGATAGAATGCGAATTGGGTAGATTCGAGGTAGGCGTTAATCTCATTAACTCTGCTTTAGAGTTAAACCCAAACATAGTTGAAGCTCATATTTCTAAGGGGAAATGTTTGTCTCGGCAAGGACGCTTAAGCGAAGCGATCGCTGCTTTTGAAAGGGCAATAGAAATCGATCCCAATCTGGCAGATGCATATCAGCATCTATCAATTGCGCTCAAAGATAGCGGGAATCTGGAAGCTGCAAATTTCTACAAACTCAAAGCTCTAACTTTAGCTCCTAGTTTACCCAATCCACCTTCCAATTTAAGCTCGAATCTAAGTTTCGGTTTAGATGAATCGTTTAAATCTCTGCCAGAGGAGATTGAGTTAATTCAACAGAAATTAGAGGAAGCCCATGCCCATCATTCCGAAGGCTTTACCAATCAGGCAAAAAACTTATATGAAGAAGTCCTGACCCTACAAGCAGATAACTTCGATGCCTTATACATGTTGGGTACGCTTGCCTACGAATCGGGCAAAATTGCCGATGGGTTGGACTTACTGAAAAAAGCCATGCTGGCGCAGCCAGAAAATGCTGAAGTTTGCTGCCAGATTGGGAACGGTTTTTACAAATTGGGAAATCTAGATGACGCGATCGCGCGTTATCGACAGGCTGTAAACCTGAACTCAAATTACACTAGGGCGTACTACAATCTGGGGATTGCCCTGCACAAAACTGGCGACTTGGAAGGTGCAGTTGATAGTTTGGAAAAAGCGATCGCCTTGCGGGGAGACGATCCCAAGCTGCTCTATCACCTGGGGGCTGTTTTGCAGCAACAGGGGAAATTTCAAGCAGCACTAGGGCGCTATCAGAAAGCTTTAGAACTAAAG includes:
- a CDS encoding N-acetyltransferase, with translation MVLKIEPLDSRRHNRSDFSCGKGSLDNYIRKQASQDLKRRSATVFVLIDDPDPDVLAYYTLSAYTINITVLDEAFAKHLPRYPQLPATLLGRLAVDRKQKGKRFGELMLVDALRKALHASTQVASLAAIAEAIDEDAVSFYIKYGFQQFQQNPMKLYLPMKSIAELFQTLNP
- a CDS encoding DUF1778 domain-containing protein gives rise to the protein MATATNSQSMARLEARISPEIKALWQQAADLEGRTLTDFVVASVQTEAIRVIQQHQSLKLSIEDSAIFVDALLNPPEPNDALKAAALRHKQVMNAE
- a CDS encoding Uma2 family endonuclease, translating into MIAIPSGFSPQEYLAIERDSMFRHEYRYGLVYAMAGGSDDHDELCLNLIELLRQKARSQDCAVRSGNVKVNYKDALFYYPDAFVTCDRRDRDDRYIKRYPKLIAEVLSPSTENFDRGDKFNDYQQIESLEEYVLISQDEMKIECRRRVGDGEQWEIEIYHAGDRVVLKSMEIEVAIEELYRGVNLPQK
- a CDS encoding magnesium chelatase subunit H, with amino-acid sequence MFATVKPTSTTIRHIAPENINGRVLMKVVYVVLEPQYQSALSAAIAAINSRNPNLAVEVSGYLIEELRDPANYESFQRDVADANVFLASLIFIEDLANKIVDAVQPHRDRLDACVVFPSMPQVMRLNKMGSFSMENLGQSKSAIAQFMKKRKEKAGSSFQDSMLKVVQTLPKILKYMPLDKAQDARNFMLSFQYWLGGSQENLENFLLMIAQNYMPQVKDRKNAIAFREPISYPDMGIWHPIAPKMFEDVQEYFAWYNSRTDISDDLKDPLAPCIGLVLARTHLVTGDDAHYVAVVQEMESQGARVMPVFAGGLDFSKPVEEYFYSSAPRGNWSFSKDKARETVLVDTVVSLTGFALVGGPARQDHPKAVAALEKLNCPYMVVLPLVFQTTEEWQNSDLGLHPVQVALQVALPELDGAVDPIVMSGRDELTGRAITLSDRVEMIASRAMKWANLRRKPRCQKKIAITIFSFPPDKGNIGTAAYLDVFASVHKVVQSLANNGYDVHDLPANGEALMQEILHNPNAIAGSPELNIAARLSVPEYEASTPYYESIAAQWGPAPGHLNSDGQNLLVYGKHYGNVFVGVQPTFGYEGDPMRLLFSKSASPHHGFAAYYTYLNKIWQADAVLHFGTHGSLEFMPGKQIGLSGECYPDNLIGALPNIYYYAVNNPSECTIAKRRGYATTISYITPAPETAGLNRGLNELNELIGSYKELRLGNRGVSITNTIMDKVRLVNLDKDVDLGDRDAKDMSLEERDNIVGKVYNKLMEIESRVLPCGLHVVGEAPKIEDVTDVLASIASFDRPEDNIKSLPRIICESIGRDIEQLFKSSDKGILEDVELLAQIRATTNKAVGALVKAKADADGRISKLSVLNFLSMGKTEPWITSLHESGYKAIDSEAIDPLFEFLEFCLKQIVADNELGGLIRALEGEYITPSPGGDPIRNPGVLPTGKNMHALDPQSIPTSAAVQAAQVVVERLLDRQKSENNGNYPETIACVLWGTDNIKTYGESLAQVLCMVGVKPLPDALGRVNRLELIPLEELGRPRIDVVVNCSGVFRDLFVNQMDLLDRAIRMAAEADEPLEMNFVRKHAIAQAEEFGVTLRQAATRVFSNAAGSYSSNVNLAVENSTWESESDLQQMYLSRKSFAFGSEVNNVQQRQLYESSLKSVDVTFQNLDSSEISLTDVSHYFDSDPTKVVASLRSDGKQPSAYMADTTTANAQVRTLSETVRLDSRTKLLNPKWYEGMLNHGYEGVREISKRLVNTMGWSATAGAVDNWVYEDVNDVYVQDAEMRDRLKNLNPHSFRKIVGTLLEVNGRGYWETSDQNLQMLRDLYQELEDRIEGVD